A region of Allocoleopsis franciscana PCC 7113 DNA encodes the following proteins:
- the hslO gene encoding Hsp33 family molecular chaperone HslO, translating into MADQLIRATAAEGGIRAVGVITTRLTEEARMRHKLSSEATAALGRTMAGGLLLVSSMKREGSRVNIRVKGNGPLGGILVDAGLDGTVRGYVDNPFVELPPNERGKLDVGGVVGREGYLYVVRDVGYGYPYSSTVELVSGEIGDDLTHYLVNSEQTPSALLLGVLVGTEGVRASGGLLLQVLPKAARDEALVQTLEERAQIIQQTGLTSLLNAGKTLPEIFEQLLGDMGLVILPEIQMIRFHCGCSFDRMLGALKILGEAELQDMIEKDDGAEATCHFCGEVYQASSDELAQLIEDLRAESV; encoded by the coding sequence ATGGCTGATCAGTTAATTCGCGCCACAGCGGCGGAGGGGGGCATCCGAGCCGTCGGCGTCATTACCACACGCCTCACGGAAGAAGCACGAATGCGTCACAAACTCTCCAGTGAGGCAACAGCGGCATTAGGTCGCACGATGGCTGGGGGTCTATTGCTCGTCTCTAGCATGAAGCGAGAAGGGTCGAGGGTGAATATTCGGGTTAAAGGGAATGGCCCCTTGGGGGGAATTCTCGTTGATGCTGGATTAGATGGAACTGTACGGGGTTATGTGGACAACCCATTTGTAGAGTTGCCCCCGAATGAGCGAGGCAAACTGGATGTGGGGGGTGTAGTAGGCCGTGAGGGCTACCTCTACGTTGTCCGAGATGTGGGCTATGGCTACCCTTATTCCAGCACCGTTGAGCTGGTATCGGGTGAAATTGGCGATGACCTCACTCATTACCTCGTGAATTCCGAACAAACGCCATCTGCTCTGCTTTTGGGTGTATTGGTTGGCACAGAAGGGGTTAGAGCCTCTGGAGGATTGCTACTCCAAGTTCTTCCCAAAGCCGCCAGAGATGAAGCGTTAGTGCAAACACTAGAAGAACGTGCTCAAATCATTCAGCAGACAGGACTGACCTCTCTTTTAAACGCAGGCAAAACACTGCCAGAGATTTTTGAACAGCTTCTAGGCGATATGGGTCTGGTGATTCTTCCAGAAATCCAGATGATACGCTTTCACTGTGGTTGTTCATTTGATCGCATGTTAGGTGCACTGAAGATTCTGGGCGAAGCCGAACTTCAGGATATGATTGAAAAAGACGACGGAGCTGAAGCCACTTGCCATTTCTGTGGGGAAGTTTACCAGGCGAGTTCTGATGAGCTAGCGCAGTTGATTGAAGATTTGCGGGCTGAGTCTGTTTAA
- a CDS encoding DUF58 domain-containing protein → MNMINRINDWLETHWVTPAYGGCLLAGIALCFFGAASNTMAGWLYVISGLIFGLLVVAAVLPARSLKLIQVRRRPMAPVSAGDDLCIELEIENLAPKTKSLLQIRDVLQSTLGLPRQTPVEAIAPQSVYRWVDYYPTQKRGVYRWHEVQIRTATPLGLFWCRRSWEAPARAIVYPLVLPLTHCPLVDEMGREDSAQFYSDRRSQSTTEDITRGLRPYRVGDPIRLIHWRTSARYGTLQVRELEVFTGSQEIIICLDSSTVWRPDDFEQAVIAAASMYFYAMRSQFNVKLWTPKTGLLHGNQVVLEALAETTAGEEAEIEAPSNLPLIWLTQNSPSLDTLPIGSRWILWPPVASVSDSVIPAQRNHLGVLIDPTKSLQSQLQQSLR, encoded by the coding sequence ATGAATATGATTAATCGCATCAATGACTGGCTAGAAACTCACTGGGTAACACCGGCCTATGGGGGTTGCCTCTTAGCTGGCATTGCTCTGTGTTTTTTTGGAGCAGCGAGCAATACAATGGCAGGGTGGCTGTATGTGATCAGTGGTCTGATTTTTGGCTTGTTGGTCGTGGCGGCTGTTCTGCCAGCGCGATCGCTCAAGTTAATTCAGGTACGACGACGCCCAATGGCACCCGTCAGTGCAGGCGACGATCTCTGCATTGAATTAGAAATTGAAAATCTTGCCCCTAAGACCAAATCCCTCTTACAAATTCGGGACGTTTTACAATCCACATTAGGGTTACCCAGGCAGACGCCCGTGGAAGCGATCGCACCCCAAAGCGTCTACCGTTGGGTTGACTACTATCCCACCCAAAAACGAGGTGTCTATCGGTGGCATGAGGTACAGATTAGAACCGCAACACCGTTAGGATTATTTTGGTGTCGTCGCAGTTGGGAAGCACCAGCTAGGGCTATTGTCTATCCCCTGGTGTTACCTCTCACCCATTGCCCCTTAGTGGATGAAATGGGTAGAGAAGATAGTGCCCAATTTTATAGCGATCGCCGTTCTCAGTCTACTACAGAAGACATTACCAGAGGACTACGCCCTTATCGAGTTGGTGACCCTATCCGCTTGATTCACTGGCGCACGAGTGCCCGTTACGGCACATTGCAGGTGCGAGAGTTAGAGGTATTCACAGGTTCTCAAGAAATTATCATTTGTTTGGATAGTTCGACCGTTTGGCGTCCCGATGACTTTGAACAGGCGGTTATTGCTGCCGCATCAATGTATTTTTATGCGATGCGTAGTCAGTTCAATGTGAAACTTTGGACGCCGAAAACTGGCTTATTACATGGCAACCAAGTAGTTTTAGAGGCTCTTGCTGAAACGACGGCGGGAGAGGAGGCTGAGATAGAGGCTCCATCGAATCTTCCCTTAATTTGGCTTACTCAAAATTCCCCTAGCCTTGACACTTTACCTATAGGTAGTCGCTGGATCTTATGGCCTCCAGTTGCATCGGTTTCTGACTCGGTAATTCCAGCGCAACGCAATCATTTAGGTGTGCTTATCGATCCCACAAAATCTCTACAAAGTCAGCTTCAGCAATCTTTAAGATAG
- a CDS encoding TlyA family RNA methyltransferase: protein MKQRLDTLLVELDLCSSRQLAQRLIRAGEVRVNQQVIDKPGTEVDTTAEIQIKEKSPYVSRGGEKLAKALEEFAIPVEGRICLDGGISTGGFTDCLLQAGAKQVYGVDVGYGQVAWTLRNDPRVILKERTNIRHLQPAELYGSTPPLTPSDQGGEIKENIYADLGVVDVSFISLTKILEALWHLLQPPREVVLLVKPQFEVGRERVGKKGVVRDPNDHALAIAQVLQSSQQLGWTYKGLTWSPVTGPAGNIEYLLWLGMESQTTIPDLAAIKHITQSAVSYFR, encoded by the coding sequence TTGAAACAACGACTCGATACATTATTAGTAGAACTTGACCTTTGCTCATCACGACAACTAGCGCAACGGCTGATTCGTGCGGGTGAAGTGAGGGTAAATCAGCAGGTGATTGATAAACCGGGGACTGAGGTTGACACCACCGCAGAAATTCAAATTAAGGAAAAATCGCCTTATGTTTCCAGAGGTGGCGAAAAGCTTGCTAAAGCCCTAGAAGAGTTTGCCATTCCTGTGGAAGGGCGCATCTGCCTAGATGGGGGTATCTCAACCGGTGGCTTTACCGACTGCTTGCTGCAAGCTGGAGCAAAACAAGTTTATGGTGTGGATGTGGGTTATGGACAAGTTGCCTGGACGTTGCGGAATGATCCACGGGTCATTTTGAAAGAACGCACTAATATACGCCATCTGCAACCGGCTGAGTTGTACGGAAGTACGCCCCCCCTCACCCCCTCTGATCAAGGGGGAGAAATTAAGGAAAATATTTATGCAGATTTGGGGGTTGTGGATGTTTCGTTTATTTCCCTGACGAAAATTCTAGAAGCGTTGTGGCATCTACTGCAACCCCCGCGTGAGGTGGTGTTGCTGGTGAAGCCACAGTTTGAGGTGGGGCGGGAACGGGTTGGGAAAAAAGGGGTGGTGCGCGATCCGAATGACCATGCTTTGGCGATCGCACAAGTCTTACAATCGTCCCAACAGTTAGGCTGGACATACAAGGGTTTAACTTGGTCGCCAGTGACGGGTCCTGCGGGTAATATCGAGTATCTTCTCTGGCTAGGAATGGAAAGCCAAACCACAATTCCTGATTTGGCGGCAATTAAACACATCACCCAATCCGCTGTTTCTTACTTTCGGTAG
- a CDS encoding HlyD family efflux transporter periplasmic adaptor subunit produces MQFPLISSPAQSRQTRERFANPEDELSYELGKAVQELPPLYTRLLAGSISLLIFGTIAWAHFSQVDEVAVGQGELLASTQVRPVRSLGEGTIREVKVKEGDRVQKGEILVERDSGLPQTEVDRLAKSAKLIREDLSRLDAERKGETSAGTSLQDQLLTSRLRNFEAAKAAAIAEANRQQAAIDAAKVRLTRLQDNLANAKINLTNSQTNLANAKELLPKTQENLANAEKRVESYKPLVNSGAVPRLDYLEAQDRLVKAQADVTRTQSDITNASDRVTDAQDKVTSLEKDIATQQQEIRQAQEAYQKARNDSTRVEAERNSEILTQLNKRREEQATIEGELEQAKKQQERETIEAPVAGTVYSIKATKGPVQAGEELLSILPQDEELVLEVKVLNRDIGFIRQGMEAKVKMAAFSFQEFGTIEGEVIKVSPNAIIDKELGLVFPTRIKLQQHSINVRGQEVAFTPGMAATGEIVTRKKSILTFLIEPVTRRLHEAFSVR; encoded by the coding sequence ATGCAATTTCCCCTAATCTCTTCTCCAGCTCAATCTCGACAAACCAGAGAGCGATTTGCCAATCCGGAAGATGAGTTATCTTACGAACTGGGTAAAGCGGTACAAGAACTACCACCCCTCTACACTCGACTGTTAGCGGGTAGTATTAGTCTTTTGATATTTGGCACGATCGCCTGGGCGCACTTTAGCCAAGTAGATGAAGTGGCTGTAGGGCAAGGAGAATTGCTGGCTTCGACCCAAGTGCGACCCGTGCGATCGCTGGGTGAGGGTACGATTCGGGAGGTGAAGGTGAAAGAAGGCGATCGCGTGCAAAAAGGTGAAATCCTCGTTGAACGAGATTCCGGCCTCCCCCAAACCGAAGTTGACCGCCTCGCCAAATCAGCCAAACTGATTCGAGAAGATTTAAGTCGTCTCGACGCTGAACGTAAGGGAGAAACAAGCGCCGGAACATCCTTGCAAGACCAACTCCTCACCTCGCGTCTACGCAACTTTGAAGCCGCTAAAGCCGCCGCAATTGCCGAAGCCAATCGTCAACAAGCGGCGATCGATGCTGCCAAAGTTCGTCTTACCCGTTTGCAAGACAACCTCGCGAATGCCAAAATCAACCTGACCAATTCCCAAACCAACCTCGCCAACGCCAAAGAATTACTCCCAAAAACACAAGAAAACCTTGCCAATGCTGAAAAACGGGTAGAGTCCTACAAACCACTCGTGAATTCCGGTGCTGTGCCTCGACTGGATTATTTGGAGGCTCAAGATAGACTGGTGAAAGCGCAAGCGGATGTGACGAGGACGCAATCTGACATTACCAATGCCAGCGATCGCGTCACCGATGCTCAAGATAAAGTCACCTCTTTAGAGAAAGACATCGCCACCCAACAGCAAGAAATCCGTCAAGCTCAAGAAGCCTATCAAAAAGCTCGGAATGATTCTACCCGCGTTGAGGCAGAGCGTAATAGTGAAATTCTCACTCAACTCAACAAGCGCCGGGAAGAACAAGCAACCATTGAAGGTGAACTAGAACAGGCGAAAAAGCAGCAAGAACGGGAAACAATTGAGGCTCCAGTTGCGGGTACTGTTTACAGTATCAAAGCCACGAAGGGACCTGTACAAGCGGGTGAAGAATTACTCTCTATTCTCCCACAGGATGAAGAATTGGTGTTAGAGGTTAAAGTCCTCAACCGAGATATTGGATTTATTCGCCAAGGAATGGAAGCGAAAGTTAAGATGGCGGCTTTTTCCTTTCAAGAATTTGGCACCATTGAAGGAGAAGTGATTAAAGTTAGCCCCAATGCGATTATTGATAAGGAATTGGGTCTAGTGTTTCCCACTCGAATTAAATTACAGCAGCATTCAATTAATGTGCGTGGTCAAGAAGTTGCTTTTACTCCAGGCATGGCAGCCACGGGAGAAATTGTTACTCGAAAAAAATCTATTTTGACGTTTTTAATTGAGCCTGTCACTCGTCGATTGCATGAGGCATTTTCTGTGAGATAA
- a CDS encoding nucleoside phosphorylase, which produces MTHNSFYHIGFGRDDLGSHPPTLALLSGDPERARLIAQEHLQDVRRLSENRGLNSYVGSLPNGRPVLSATSGMGAPSLSIVVNELVQVGIRQIIRIGTCGSIQPYVPVGALVISNGALCRQGAANDLAPIEYPAVADPFLTVALVKAAEELEVEHYLGITASVDTFYEGQERTDSANPYLMRSLQGITEEYRRLNVLNYEMECGTLFKMAGVYNFAAACVCAVVAQRTVDEKVILEQKDVAVKNVIAVALRAATSLIQ; this is translated from the coding sequence ATGACTCACAACAGTTTCTATCACATTGGCTTTGGGCGAGATGACCTTGGCTCACACCCTCCCACCCTCGCTTTATTATCCGGCGATCCAGAACGCGCCCGTCTGATTGCTCAAGAACATTTGCAGGATGTGCGCCGGCTATCGGAAAATCGCGGACTGAATAGTTATGTGGGTAGTTTACCAAACGGTCGTCCAGTCTTATCGGCTACCAGTGGCATGGGTGCCCCTTCTTTGAGTATTGTAGTCAATGAGTTGGTGCAAGTTGGAATCCGGCAAATCATTCGGATCGGAACTTGCGGTTCAATTCAACCCTATGTGCCAGTCGGGGCACTTGTGATTAGCAATGGCGCATTGTGTCGGCAGGGTGCGGCAAATGATCTTGCTCCGATTGAGTATCCCGCCGTTGCTGACCCATTTCTTACGGTAGCCTTAGTTAAGGCAGCAGAGGAATTAGAGGTTGAGCATTACCTCGGAATTACAGCGTCGGTGGATACGTTTTACGAAGGACAGGAACGTACAGATTCAGCTAATCCTTATTTAATGCGATCGCTCCAAGGCATCACAGAAGAATATCGCCGTTTGAATGTGTTGAATTATGAGATGGAATGCGGCACCCTATTTAAGATGGCGGGAGTGTATAATTTTGCCGCCGCTTGTGTTTGCGCTGTAGTGGCTCAGCGCACTGTTGATGAGAAGGTTATTTTGGAACAAAAAGATGTTGCGGTGAAAAATGTGATCGCGGTTGCCCTACGTGCGGCTACAAGTTTAATCCAATAG
- a CDS encoding IS5 family transposase (programmed frameshift) — MYRKASSSPTPPENFELPFEGKLSQDNRWVIMANLIPWDEFEEEYAKIFSIDMGAPALPFRMALGSLIIKERLGISDRETVEQIKENPYLQYFIGRKHYSNEAPYDASLLVRFRERINVDLVNQINQRMVKKIQEETEEESKKKLTSERQETRESPNQGKLILDATCAPGDISYPNDLGLLNQARVKTEKIIDTLYKPLKGRLKKKPKTYRNLARKDYLKVAKKRRSSRKERRKAIKKQLKYIKRNLSHIDQLLQTGEALEGLSISQYKSLLVVAEVYRQQQWMYENKAQRIDDRIVSLSQPHIRPIVRGKAGKPVEFGAKLAASVRDGYVFLDRISWDNFNEAGDLKAQIEAFKQHTGVYPESVHVDRIYRNRENRAFCKERGIRISGPPLGRPPANVSSDKKKQALDDEKVRNAIEGKFGISKRRFSLNRVMAKLPHTSQTAIAITFLVMNLSTLLRQFFCLFLCNTQHHAFFLDNY; from the exons ATGTACAGAAAAGCTTCCTCAAGCCCGACCCCACCGGAAAACTTTGAGCTGCCCTTTGAGGGAAAGTTATCACAAGATAACCGTTGGGTAATCATGGCAAATCTGATACCCTGGGATGAATTTGAAGAGGAATACGCCAAAATTTTTTCTATTGATATGGGGGCACCTGCGCTGCCATTTCGGATGGCATTGGGTTCATTAATAATCAAAGAAAGATTAGGAATAAGCGATCGGGAAACAGTAGAACAAATAAAAGAAAACCCTTACTTACAATACTTTATAGGGAGAAAGCATTACAGCAACGAAGCCCCTTATGATGCCTCACTTTTGGTAAGATTTAGAGAAAGGATAAATGTTGATTTAGTAAATCAAATAAATCAAAGAATGGTAAAGAAGATTCAGGAAGAAACAGAGGAGGAATCTAAAAAAAAGCTCACT TCAGAAAGGCAAGAAACAAGAGAAAGCCCGAATCAAGGGAAATTAATTCTGGATGCTACCTGTGCGCCAGGAGATATCAGCTATCCCAATGACTTGGGTCTATTAAATCAAGCCAGAGTCAAAACGGAAAAGATAATAGATACTCTCTATAAGCCCCTAAAAGGGAGACTAAAGAAAAAGCCAAAAACTTATAGAAACCTCGCTCGGAAAGATTACTTGAAAGTCGCCAAAAAACGGAGATCGTCAAGAAAAGAGAGAAGAAAAGCTATAAAAAAACAACTGAAATATATAAAAAGAAATTTATCACACATTGACCAGCTCCTTCAGACAGGAGAAGCACTTGAGGGTTTGAGCATCTCTCAATATAAGAGCTTGCTGGTGGTGGCGGAAGTTTACCGTCAACAGCAATGGATGTATGAGAATAAAGCCCAGAGAATTGACGACAGAATAGTCAGTTTAAGTCAGCCCCATATCCGTCCAATTGTGAGAGGAAAAGCCGGAAAACCTGTAGAATTTGGAGCTAAACTAGCAGCAAGCGTCAGAGATGGATATGTCTTTTTAGACCGTATAAGCTGGGATAACTTTAATGAAGCCGGAGACTTAAAAGCCCAAATAGAAGCATTTAAACAGCACACAGGAGTCTATCCCGAATCAGTACATGTAGATAGAATTTATCGAAATCGCGAGAATCGAGCATTCTGTAAAGAAAGAGGGATTAGAATAAGTGGCCCCCCCTTAGGCAGACCTCCAGCTAATGTCAGCTCAGACAAAAAGAAACAAGCCTTAGACGACGAGAAGGTTCGCAATGCTATTGAAGGAAAATTTGGCATCTCAAAGCGAAGATTTAGCTTGAATCGCGTCATGGCTAAACTGCCTCATACTTCTCAAACGGCTATTGCTATCACTTTTTTAGTCATGAATCTTTCCACCCTGCTACGGCAGTTTTTTTGTCTTTTTTTGTGCAATACACAACATCACGCCTTTTTTCTCGATAACTATTAA
- a CDS encoding pentapeptide repeat-containing protein encodes MINPSVVFRRLIQQALYRANLNQANLMCANLSAANLSQANLKNAQFNSANLSGTNLYASNLLGVSLINLNLSGANLSQANLCAADLRSANLSQANLSVTDLRGANLSNANLEKANLKDAKLEGAKLEGAKLSGAIMPDGTTHE; translated from the coding sequence CTGATTAATCCATCGGTTGTTTTTCGCCGACTTATTCAGCAAGCCCTATATAGAGCAAACTTGAATCAGGCAAATCTTATGTGTGCGAATTTAAGTGCAGCCAACCTGAGTCAAGCAAATCTGAAAAACGCACAATTTAATTCTGCCAACCTAAGCGGCACTAACCTATATGCCTCAAATCTACTGGGTGTATCCCTAATAAACTTAAACTTGAGTGGGGCAAACTTGAGTCAAGCAAATCTCTGTGCCGCTGACCTTCGTTCAGCAAACTTGAGTCAAGCAAACCTTTCTGTAACCGACTTGCGTGGGGCAAACTTAAGCAACGCCAATCTAGAAAAAGCTAATCTAAAAGATGCAAAACTGGAGGGGGCAAAACTGGAGGGGGCAAAGCTTAGTGGCGCTATCATGCCCGATGGTACGACTCACGAGTAA
- the ggt gene encoding gamma-glutamyltransferase has product MSQKTRGVIAAGHEKTAEAGIEMFRNGGNAFDAAVAAILASFVAEPGLTSAAGGGFLLAHTQENQNILFDFFSQTPRCKRNLSEIDFYPVEVDFGVAVQEFHIGLGSMAVPGNLAGVFHVHQKLGKLPFHVVAEPAIDYARNGIQLNRFQYYCLAEILKPIITTQKAGRQVFSLTGEPIEPEGIIKMTDFADTLSYLTQKGIKEFYQGEIAHQLVQDCQDLGGYLTLDDLKSYQVIEREPLIIDYRGNTLLTNPPPSSGGILIAFALKLLSNIDLSQFQFGSLPHLEILAEVMRLTNEARTDGYDSNLYQERIAEQFLVDEHILPYTNQLTGRVNKWGSTTHISVLDGDGNAASVTTSNGEGSGYVIPGTGMMVNNMLGEEDINPQGFHQWKENMRISSMMAPTIVLKNNQPEIVLGTGGSKRIRTAILQVISNILDFNMPVTQAVDSPRIHWENNVFNIEPGLPEEDVNKIQLPAHQQLVRWQEHNLFFGGVHTVRETDEGLMEGAGDRRRDGVVASF; this is encoded by the coding sequence ATGAGCCAAAAAACTCGCGGTGTCATTGCAGCTGGACATGAAAAGACAGCCGAAGCTGGGATTGAAATGTTTCGCAACGGGGGAAATGCTTTTGATGCCGCTGTTGCTGCTATTCTTGCTTCTTTCGTTGCCGAACCTGGGCTTACCTCGGCGGCGGGTGGAGGTTTTCTCTTAGCCCATACTCAGGAGAACCAAAACATTCTCTTTGATTTTTTTTCTCAAACCCCACGTTGTAAAAGAAATCTGAGCGAGATTGACTTTTACCCAGTAGAAGTCGATTTTGGAGTTGCCGTGCAGGAGTTTCATATTGGACTGGGTTCTATGGCAGTTCCCGGAAATCTTGCCGGAGTGTTTCACGTCCACCAAAAACTTGGTAAGCTGCCTTTCCATGTCGTTGCCGAGCCAGCTATTGATTATGCCCGAAATGGCATTCAATTAAATCGATTTCAATATTATTGTTTAGCTGAAATTCTTAAACCGATTATTACCACTCAGAAAGCAGGTCGGCAAGTTTTTTCCCTAACGGGTGAGCCAATTGAACCAGAAGGGATAATAAAGATGACTGATTTTGCCGATACTTTATCCTATTTAACCCAAAAAGGCATAAAAGAATTTTATCAGGGAGAAATTGCTCATCAACTTGTTCAAGATTGTCAAGATTTAGGGGGATACTTAACCTTAGATGATTTGAAAAGTTATCAAGTCATTGAGAGAGAACCGCTCATCATTGATTATCGGGGTAACACGCTACTGACTAATCCTCCTCCCAGTTCAGGGGGTATTTTAATTGCTTTTGCTTTAAAGCTGTTATCAAACATTGATTTATCTCAATTTCAATTCGGTAGTCTTCCCCACTTAGAAATTCTGGCTGAGGTCATGCGCTTGACCAATGAAGCGAGAACGGATGGATATGATTCTAATCTTTATCAAGAAAGAATTGCTGAACAATTCTTAGTGGACGAACATATTTTGCCGTACACGAATCAGTTAACAGGCAGGGTGAATAAATGGGGAAGTACAACTCATATTAGTGTTTTAGATGGAGACGGAAATGCTGCCAGCGTGACTACATCTAATGGTGAAGGGTCTGGCTATGTCATTCCTGGTACGGGAATGATGGTTAACAATATGCTGGGTGAGGAAGATATTAATCCTCAGGGATTCCATCAGTGGAAAGAAAACATGCGGATTTCTTCTATGATGGCTCCTACCATAGTATTGAAAAATAATCAACCGGAGATTGTCCTAGGAACAGGTGGTTCTAAACGAATTAGAACGGCAATTTTACAAGTAATTTCTAATATTTTAGATTTTAATATGCCTGTGACTCAAGCCGTAGATAGTCCACGAATTCACTGGGAAAATAATGTTTTTAATATTGAGCCAGGATTACCCGAAGAGGACGTTAACAAAATACAACTTCCTGCTCATCAACAATTAGTAAGATGGCAAGAACACAATTTATTCTTTGGTGGCGTGCATACGGTACGGGAAACGGATGAAGGGTTAATGGAGGGTGCGGGTGATCGCCGTAGAGATGGAGTTGTCGCCAGTTTTTAA
- a CDS encoding aspartoacylase encodes MQQINRVAIVGGIHGNELTGVYLVKKFEQFPQLIQRSSFETFTLLGNPQAFKLGRRYIDKDLNRCFYSQDLHDPTLSSYEEHRAKTIYQQLKPPGKSPVDLIIDLHSTTANMGLTLILGNTHPFNLQLAAYLSSINPLVRVYNGTQYGQKSAVLRSLCELSFSIEIGPVYQGVLDASFFNKTEELIHVILDYLEAYNQGKVLHRSSAFTLYQYVGTIDYPRNKNGEIQAMIHPQLQGKDYEELNPGEPIFLTFENQVITYEGESTVYPIFINEAAYYEKGIAMCLTEKHQLTIAKREE; translated from the coding sequence ATGCAGCAAATTAATCGGGTTGCAATCGTTGGAGGGATTCATGGAAATGAATTAACAGGGGTATACCTAGTCAAGAAGTTCGAGCAATTTCCTCAGCTCATTCAGAGATCAAGTTTTGAAACCTTTACCTTATTGGGAAATCCTCAGGCTTTTAAATTGGGAAGACGATACATTGATAAAGACTTAAATCGCTGCTTCTACAGTCAAGATTTACATGACCCAACCCTTTCTAGCTATGAAGAACACCGCGCAAAAACGATTTACCAGCAGCTAAAACCACCAGGGAAATCCCCAGTCGATTTGATTATAGATTTACATAGTACAACAGCGAATATGGGTCTAACGCTGATTTTGGGGAATACCCATCCTTTTAACTTACAATTAGCGGCCTATCTGAGTTCAATCAATCCCTTAGTCAGAGTGTATAATGGCACACAATACGGTCAAAAAAGTGCCGTTTTGAGGTCTCTCTGTGAATTGAGTTTTTCGATAGAAATTGGCCCTGTCTATCAGGGTGTTCTGGATGCCAGTTTTTTTAATAAAACAGAGGAACTCATCCATGTTATTTTGGATTATTTAGAAGCTTATAATCAAGGAAAAGTACTACATAGAAGCTCCGCTTTCACTCTCTATCAATATGTAGGAACCATTGACTATCCCAGAAATAAAAATGGGGAGATTCAAGCCATGATTCACCCCCAGCTTCAAGGCAAAGATTATGAAGAGCTTAATCCTGGTGAACCAATATTTTTAACCTTTGAAAATCAAGTCATTACTTACGAAGGGGAATCAACCGTCTATCCCATCTTTATTAATGAGGCCGCTTACTATGAAAAAGGCATCGCGATGTGTTTAACAGAAAAACACCAATTGACAATAGCGAAGCGAGAAGAGTGA
- a CDS encoding DUF4388 domain-containing protein — MCLTGSLTDLSLPEILLFAEKGKKTGLITLFAEPVDQSKSLPIYYIWMYQGRLVAASHHLEERGLVQLIHQRQWVSSRVVDKLAQLCPTNKPLGLHLKNQGILRNFQLKELFIAQVLQPVYALCQLQEGQFEFDQNLPLPMREMTGLSVSAVVPTLRVPNNRTAMGLKQWKPTLGARVRTVGLPDSDSIKPYSTVKGIQQTESRLVLA, encoded by the coding sequence ATGTGCCTTACAGGTTCCTTGACAGACTTATCCTTACCAGAAATTCTTCTGTTTGCCGAGAAAGGGAAGAAAACTGGCTTAATTACGCTTTTTGCCGAACCCGTAGATCAATCTAAATCCTTACCCATTTACTATATCTGGATGTATCAAGGTCGCCTTGTCGCGGCATCTCATCACTTGGAGGAGCGAGGTTTAGTTCAGCTCATTCATCAGCGTCAGTGGGTGAGTTCTCGTGTCGTCGATAAACTTGCTCAGTTATGTCCAACAAATAAACCACTCGGCTTGCATCTTAAAAATCAAGGAATTTTACGAAACTTCCAACTCAAAGAGCTATTTATTGCTCAAGTCTTGCAGCCTGTTTATGCATTATGTCAACTCCAGGAAGGGCAGTTTGAATTTGATCAAAATCTACCTTTACCTATGCGGGAAATGACGGGTTTGAGTGTATCGGCAGTAGTACCAACACTCAGGGTACCCAATAATAGAACAGCTATGGGTCTTAAGCAATGGAAACCTACCCTTGGGGCTAGAGTTCGTACCGTAGGTTTACCGGATTCCGACTCCATTAAACCTTACTCTACTGTGAAAGGAATTCAACAAACTGAATCAAGGCTTGTATTGGCTTAA